DNA sequence from the Pseudoxanthomonas sp. genome:
GCCGCGGCTTCCATGCCTTCGCACAACGTTGCCGTCGCGGCGGCGAGACGGTCATGGAAGCCCGGCGCCTGGATCAGCTCCAGCATCGCCAGGCCCGCGGCCATCGCCACCGGATTGCCGCTCAGCGTGCCGGCCTGGTAGATGGGGCCGGCCGGTGCGATCTGCTGCATCAGGTCGCGGCGTCCACCGTACGCGCCCACCGGCATGCCGCCGCCGATGATCTTGCCGAAGGTGGTGAGGTCGGGCGTGATGCCGTAGTGCGCCTGCGCGCCGCCGAGGGCGACGCGGAAACCGGTCATCACTTCGTCGAAGATCAGCAGCGCGCCGTGCTGCGTGCACAGCGCACGCAGGTGCTCCAGATAGCCTTCGCGCGGCGGCAGGCAGTTGGCATTGCCGACCACGGGTTCGATGATGAGGCAGGCGATCTCGCTGCCGTACTGTTCGAACAGCGCGGTGGCGCCGTCGACATCGTTGTAGCTGAGCGTCAGCGTCAGTTCGCTCAGGCCCGCCGGCACGCCGGGCGAGGTCGGCACGCCCAGCGTCAGCATGCCGCTGCCGGCCTTGACCAGGAACGAATCGCCATGGCCGTGGTAGCAGCCCTCGAACTTGACGATGCGGCTGCGCCCGGTCGCGCCGCGCGCCAGCCGGATCGCCGACAGCGTGGCTTCGGTCCCCGAGTTGACCATGCGCACCATCTCGCACGACGGTACCAGCCGCGTGATGGTCTCGGCCATCGTCACTTCGGCGGGGCAGGGCGCACCGTACGACAGGCCGTTCTGGATCGCCGCCTGCACCGCCTCGCGCACGGCCGGATGGTTGTGGCCGACGATCATCGGGCCCCACGAACCCACGTAGTCGATGTAGCGGTTGCCATCCACGTCATGCAGGTACGCACCGTCAGCGCGCTGCACGAAGAACGGTTCGCCGCCCACCGACTTGAACGCGCGCACCGGCGAATTGACGCCGCCGGGCAGCAGCTGCTGCGCGCGGGCGAAGAGGGCGTGGGACTGGTCGTGGTTCATGGGGATTCCGGGAAGTAGGGGGTCGTCCTGTGGGAGCGACGTAAGTCGCGATGAACCACCATCGGCCCATCATCGCGACTTACGTCGCTCCCACACCAGGGTGGTCAGCGGTTTCCGAAGCGCTGCCGGTAGGCGATCGCCGCAGCCACCGGGTCAGGCGCCTCGAACACCCCGCCGATCACGGCGACCAGGTCGGCACCGGCGGCCACCAGCGGGCCGGTATTGTCCGGCGTTATGCCGCCTATCGCCACCCGCGGGACACCCAGCGCGGCAGCGGCGGTCAGCAGGGCGGGCGTGGCGCGCCGCGTGGTGACCT
Encoded proteins:
- the hemL gene encoding glutamate-1-semialdehyde 2,1-aminomutase, which encodes MNHDQSHALFARAQQLLPGGVNSPVRAFKSVGGEPFFVQRADGAYLHDVDGNRYIDYVGSWGPMIVGHNHPAVREAVQAAIQNGLSYGAPCPAEVTMAETITRLVPSCEMVRMVNSGTEATLSAIRLARGATGRSRIVKFEGCYHGHGDSFLVKAGSGMLTLGVPTSPGVPAGLSELTLTLSYNDVDGATALFEQYGSEIACLIIEPVVGNANCLPPREGYLEHLRALCTQHGALLIFDEVMTGFRVALGGAQAHYGITPDLTTFGKIIGGGMPVGAYGGRRDLMQQIAPAGPIYQAGTLSGNPVAMAAGLAMLELIQAPGFHDRLAAATATLCEGMEAAARDAGVPLTTTRVGAMFGLFFTDQQVDTYAQAVACDTAAFNRFFHAMLERGVYLAPSAFEAGFMSSAHTPDVIDATIAAAREAFQVVAAG